A genomic window from Streptomyces mirabilis includes:
- a CDS encoding DUF2637 domain-containing protein translates to MNRTGRVLLVAALVAVVAMAFRVSWNALRDIANAIGADHTAATLYPFVVDGLMALALVATLVLVGRDRTFALRVLGTYTLASLVLNYVHGLVPKLHGATVDWGRLADWDPANWALVLLATSLPVGSIYFGSDLVAKVLHHRPAPIPTPDANAEESTETVSNRSTADLTESTPQPVPAAPVRIPDPVAVDFLKSALPLKPVPTALAPTPAPAIERRAVAAAESPRPRRATGRVPQVARSSRPKRTPDQLLAEARTVTADWPDAKLTAEGIRLAVHTSPANARTLRETLRSERTGKAVA, encoded by the coding sequence ATGAACCGCACGGGAAGGGTCCTGCTCGTGGCCGCGCTGGTCGCGGTCGTCGCGATGGCGTTCCGCGTCTCGTGGAACGCGTTGCGAGACATCGCCAACGCCATCGGCGCAGACCACACAGCCGCGACGCTCTACCCGTTCGTGGTCGACGGCCTGATGGCCCTCGCGCTGGTCGCGACCCTGGTTCTGGTCGGTCGGGACCGGACGTTCGCGCTGCGGGTGCTGGGCACCTACACGCTCGCCTCGCTGGTCCTCAACTACGTCCACGGGCTCGTGCCGAAACTGCACGGCGCCACGGTCGACTGGGGACGGCTGGCCGACTGGGACCCCGCCAACTGGGCTCTCGTGCTGCTGGCCACCTCGCTTCCGGTCGGGTCGATCTACTTCGGCTCCGATCTCGTCGCGAAGGTGCTGCACCACCGCCCCGCCCCGATTCCGACCCCGGACGCGAATGCGGAGGAATCCACCGAGACCGTGAGCAATCGGTCTACGGCTGACCTCACGGAATCGACCCCGCAGCCCGTTCCCGCGGCTCCGGTGCGGATACCCGATCCGGTGGCCGTGGACTTCCTGAAGTCGGCTCTCCCCCTCAAGCCCGTACCGACCGCCCTCGCCCCGACTCCCGCCCCGGCGATCGAGCGGCGCGCGGTGGCCGCGGCCGAGTCGCCCCGCCCGCGCCGGGCAACCGGTCGGGTTCCGCAGGTCGCCCGATCGAGCCGGCCGAAGCGCACGCCGGATCAACTGCTCGCCGAGGCCCGCACAGTGACGGCTGATTGGCCGGACGCGAAGCTCACGGCCGAGGGGATCCGCCTCGCGGTCCACACCTCCCCGGCGAACGCCCGGACGCTGCGCGAGACCCTGCGCTCTGAGCGGACCGGCAAGGCGGTCGCCTGA
- a CDS encoding DUF6251 family protein — protein MEQLPAHRPLTVVQLPDGQHVYADPAALPVQQMAGPQVVHIHQAPPDRTVQRVALGSGVGAGAVAAGVYFGPLLVGVLTAIAANLAMLAFLAAVLVWGVVTVVRSVGGSDGKAAAKRLGRKGR, from the coding sequence ATGGAACAGCTCCCCGCACACCGCCCGTTGACGGTCGTCCAGCTCCCTGACGGCCAGCACGTCTACGCCGACCCCGCCGCGCTGCCCGTCCAGCAGATGGCCGGCCCGCAGGTCGTCCACATCCACCAGGCGCCCCCGGACCGCACCGTGCAGCGCGTGGCGCTCGGCTCCGGGGTCGGTGCCGGGGCGGTCGCGGCCGGCGTCTACTTCGGCCCGCTGCTCGTCGGCGTCCTGACCGCCATCGCCGCGAACCTCGCGATGCTCGCCTTCCTCGCGGCCGTCCTGGTCTGGGGTGTGGTCACCGTCGTCCGCTCGGTGGGCGGAAGCGACGGCAAGGCCGCCGCCAAGCGGCTCGGCCGCAAGGGCCGTTGA
- a CDS encoding Pycsar system effector family protein, producing MKAEIARTDTKTGLLLAFVGAVLAGAWTVGHDLPLTRPALAAGIAGMGLLVAAAGLLLRSVRPNLHGRHGFPLWATLTVEEIRTTLADDQAADIAGLSRIAVAKFTGLRRAVDLTCAGGALLILAALLTLGGAA from the coding sequence GTGAAGGCGGAGATCGCCCGCACCGACACCAAGACAGGCCTGCTGCTGGCGTTCGTCGGCGCCGTCCTCGCCGGCGCATGGACGGTCGGGCACGACCTGCCCCTGACCCGCCCCGCCCTCGCGGCCGGCATCGCGGGTATGGGACTGCTGGTCGCGGCGGCCGGTCTGCTGCTGCGGTCCGTCCGCCCGAACCTGCACGGCCGACACGGCTTCCCGCTGTGGGCGACGCTCACGGTCGAGGAGATCCGCACCACCCTCGCCGACGACCAGGCGGCGGACATCGCGGGACTGTCCCGGATCGCCGTCGCCAAGTTCACCGGTCTGCGCCGCGCGGTCGACCTGACCTGTGCGGGCGGCGCGCTGCTCATCCTCGCGGCCCTGCTCACCCTTGGGGGTGCGGCATGA
- a CDS encoding RRQRL motif-containing zinc-binding protein, which yields MSAAWGKCFDPTGARYGVPTYPWRLAPDGLATRRQLRAQGLRPGGQPIAAQTMRVNRRAGGVRVAYLYRLDLAKPVRPMTSRKWGALALAMLARRTCPECHLTYSYCMPRSLGMCVLCAYPDNAPEGASWNSSPHTAR from the coding sequence ATGTCGGCCGCGTGGGGCAAGTGCTTCGACCCGACCGGCGCCCGCTACGGGGTGCCCACCTACCCGTGGCGCCTGGCCCCGGACGGACTGGCCACGCGCCGACAGTTACGGGCGCAGGGCCTGCGCCCCGGGGGCCAGCCGATCGCGGCGCAGACCATGCGGGTCAACCGGCGCGCGGGCGGGGTGCGGGTCGCCTACCTCTACCGCCTCGACCTCGCCAAGCCCGTCCGGCCCATGACGTCGCGGAAGTGGGGCGCGCTCGCGCTGGCGATGCTCGCCCGCCGCACCTGCCCCGAGTGCCACCTCACCTACAGCTACTGCATGCCGCGCTCCCTCGGCATGTGCGTGCTGTGCGCCTACCCCGACAACGCCCCGGAGGGTGCGTCATGGAACAGCTCCCCGCACACCGCCCGTTGA